The genomic stretch GCGCCCTGCGCGTGGGCGCGGTGGCGCTCGTGGTGGCAGGCTACCTGGTGGCCTTCGGCACCACGCCGACCGGGCAGGGCTGGACGCTCCTCCCCCACCTCGCGCTCGACCCCGGCCTGCCGCTGGCTGCGCCGACGCTCGTCGTCGAGCAGCCGCAGGAGGGCCCGGCGTTGACGACGTTGCGCCCGGAGGCGACGGACGACCCGGAGGACGCGAGCGAGCACGTCCGCGCGACGCTGCCCGTGATCCACGCGGGCCTGCGGGGAGCCGACGGACGCCGTGCTCACGAGGGCGTGCTGCACGCTCACGACGCGCCGGCGCCGGAGCCGTCCGTGCCCCCGACGCTGTCGCTCGACAAGCACCGGGTGCCGGCGCCGACGGCGGTGCCCGCTCCCCCCGCCTCGGTCGCCGCCGTCGACGAGCCGCCCGAGGCCGGAGCGTCCGTCGACCGCACCGTAGAGACACCCCCACCGATCGGGCGGAGCTGAGCCCGTCCACCGGTGAGTGGATGGGACTCGATGGCCGGAGCGAGGTGCTTCGGCCCGATGCCGGGCGACGTGCCCGGCCAAACGATCTGTGCCCGGACGCCCGGGCGCGACGCCCCTCCCTACCCGATCTCTCGACCGATGCCTCTCTCTCTCCGCCGCCTCACGCGGCTCCTCTCCCTCTCCCTCCTACTCTCCGGGAGCGCCCTCGCCCAGGCCACCGGCACCCTCGCCGGCGTGGTTCTCGACGCCGACACTGGCGCCCCGCTGGCCGCCGCCAACGTCTCCCTGCCAGACCTCAACCGCGGGGCCGTCACCGACGCTGAGGGCCGGTTCTTCCTCGATGCCGTGCCCATCGGCACGCACGTTCTCCGCGCCTCGACCGTCGGCTACGAGGAGGCCCGGCATACCGCCGACGTGGGGGCGGACGCGACGACGCGCGCCGTGCTCCGACTCGCCGCCATCGACATTCGAATCGGCGAGGTGGTCGTGGAGGGGCGCGCCGTCAACCTGGTCGGCACCGCCGGGAGCGCGTCCGAGGGGCTCGTCGGGCAGACACAGCTGGCGCAGCGGCCGCTGCTGCGCGTCGGCGAGGTGCTGGAGACGATCCCGGGCGCCATCGTGACGCAGCACAGCGGGTCGGGCAAGGCGAATCAGTTCTTCCTGCGCGGCTTCAACCTGGACCACGGCACCGACTTCGCGGCGTCCGTCGAGGGCGTCCCGCTCAACCTGCCGACGCACGCGCACGGCCAGGGCTACCTCGACCTCAACTTCCTGATCCCCGAACTGGTCGAGGAGGTCGCGTTCGCGAAGGGGCCGCAGGGTGCCTCCGGCGGCAACTTCTCGACGGCGGGCCGGGCCGACATCCGCCTGGTGCGCCGCCTCGACGCGCCGCTCGTGCAGGCCGAGGCGGGCTCGGACGAGACGGCCGCCGCGCTCGTGGCCGGGTCCGCCTCGGTCGGCGACGGCACCATCCTGGGGGCCGTCCGCGGGCAGGTCACCGACGGCCCGTGGGTCAACCCGGAGAACGGGACGCTGCTGAGCGGCATGGCCCGCTACACGACGGGCACCGCGCGCGACGGCGTGTCGCTGACGGCCCTGGCCTACCACAACGACTGGGACGCGACCGACCAGATCGCCAGCCGCGCCGTGCCCGGCCTCTACGACCGCTTGGGCACCGTCGACCCGACGGTCGGCGGCACCACGAGCCGCGCCACGTTGGTCGGCCGCTGGACGCGGACCTCCGACACGGGCGACGCGACGCGGGCGACCGCCTACGCGGCGTTCTACAGTCTCAACCTGTTTTCCAACTTCACCTACTTCCTCGACGACCCCGACCGCGGCGACCAGTTCGAGCAGGAGGACCGCCGCGTCTATGGCGGCGCCGACCTCGCGCGCGACTGGCGGATTGCGGGGCTCGGGCGGAGCAGCCGCGTCACGCTGGGCGCGGGCGTCCGCCACGACCAGATCCTGGGCGTCGGGCTCTACCGGACGCAGGCCCGCGAGCGGATCGGGACTGTCCGCGACGACGCCGTCACGGAGACGAACGCGGGCGTGTACGGCGAGGTCGAGACGCGGTGGACCGAGGCCATCCGGACCACACTCGGACTGCGCGGCGACGCCTTCCGGTTCGACGTGGCGAGCGACCAGGCGGCCAACTCGGGCACGCGGACGGCGGCCCTCGCGAGCCCGAAGGCGGGACTCGTGCTCGGGCCGTGGGCGGATACCGAAGTCTACCTGAACGCCGGGCTGGGCTACCACAGCAACGACGCCCGCGGCACCGTCATCACGGTCGATCCCGCCTCGGGCGCGGCCGTGGACCCGGTCGACCCGCTGGTGCGGACGCGCGCCGCCGAGGTGGGCGTCCGCACGGCCGCCGTGGCCGGGCTGCAGTCGACGGTCTCGCTGTGGGCCATCGGGCTCGACTCGGAGCTGGTGTTCGTCGGCGACGCGGGCGGGACCGAGGCCAGCGACGCCAGCCGCCACGTCGGCGTGGAGTGGGCCAACTACCTCGTCGCCACGGACTGGCTCCAGCTCGCCCTCGACGTGGCGCTGACGCGCTCGCGCTTCCTCGACGTGCCCGAGGGCGAGGACCGGATCGAGAACTCGCTCGGCCGTGTGGTCACGGGCGGCGTGTACCTCGGCCGCCCCGACGGCTGGATGGCGAGCCTGCAGGTCCGCCACCTCGGCCCCCGCCCGCTCACGGCCGACGGCGCGGTGACGGCCGCGGCCTCCACGCTGCTCGGCGCGAAGGTGGGCACCCGCGTCGGGCGCGTCGCGCTCTCGGCCGACGTGCTGAACCTGCTCGACTCCGACGCCGCCGACGTGAGCTACTTCTACGCCTCGCGCCTGCCCGGCGAGCCCGCCGCGGGCGTGGACGACCTCCACATCCACCCCGTCCCGCCGCGGAGCGTCCGCCTGACGGCGTCGGTGCGGCTGTAGCCCCTCAGAGCATCCGCCTCGGCACCGAGGCGGGCGCTACCGGAACAGCACCTCGTCCACGACCTCGCGGCCGAGGTGCTCGTTCATCCGCACGCGCCATGCGTCGCGCTGGAACTGGAGCTGCTGGCGCCACGGCGCCGAGCGGACCTTGACGTAGAGCGTCCCGTGCCGCATCCAGACCTGCTCGGTGACGCCCGCGATGGCCTCGCCCGCGAGGATCGGCCACGCCTCGACCGCCCGCGCGGCGTCGAACCGCTCGCGGTAGCCGTAGCGGTCCACGAGGTCCGACAGGACGGCGCCGAGCGGCTGGGGCTGATTCTTGGAGGCCATCGGGGGATGGAGGATCGGGCAGGGGGGCCGAAGGGTACCGCTTCTCGGACGCCCCGCCTACCCGCGCGTCGCGAGGTGCCACAGGAAGCCGACCTCGTCGCTCGACGTGACGCCCAGCGCGATCAGCCCCACGACGGCCAGCAGGAACGGGAGCCCGAACCCGAGCAATACGGCGCGGGCGGGCGGCGCGTAGGTCACCGCCTGGAGATCCCACATCATCTTGTAGCCCGCCACGACCTCGATCAGCAGGCCGACCCCCAGGACCGTCGGCGCCAGGACGGTGGCGAGGCCCGCGTCGATGCTGCCGAGCAGGAGCGACACCACCATCAGCGGGAGCCAGCCCCAGCGGCACCACACGGCCAGCGAGAGCGCCTGCGCCGGGCGCAGCCGCCGCCGTCCCGTCACGACGTTCAGCCAGATGATCGTGAGCAGCAGCCACGCGCCGTACGCAAGCGCGAGGACGGCTACCAGCGTCAGCGGCTGGCCGAGCAGACCCGTCAGCCGCGCCTGCCCGTCGAGCGACCACGACGCCGTGGCCGCGACCAGCGCGTCGGTCCGCGCCAGCGCCCGCAGCGCGGACGTACCGACGACGCCGGCCGACAGGGCCAGCGCGACGGCGAGGCCGGAGGTCTCGAAGGCCGACAGGTCGAACCCGCGCTGGACGGCTTCGCGGTACAGGTCGCGGCGGCCGAAGTAGCGCGGCGCCATCGAACTGAGGCGCGGCGCACCGGCGTAGAACAGCCCGAGGCCGAGCACGAGCCCCCACCCGATCAGCAGGAGCGGCGACGCGCGGCGCTCCTGCCGCGCCTCAGAGCCCGCGTCGAACGCGAACACGCGCTGGGCGCCCGTCCAGAAGCCGCTCGCCACGCGGAGCGCGGGACGCGGCTCGTCGCCCTCCCCCAGCAGGCCGAAGCGCGTGCCGGTGACCTCGGAGCGCTGGTCGCGCTCGATGCGGTCGGCGTCGGCGTCGCGCCAGCGGTAGACGAACGCAGCAGCGGGCGGGTCGGAGAGGCCGAGGAGGTCCCCGAAGACGTTCTCGAGCGT from Rubrivirga sp. SAORIC476 encodes the following:
- a CDS encoding TonB-dependent receptor, whose protein sequence is MPLSLRRLTRLLSLSLLLSGSALAQATGTLAGVVLDADTGAPLAAANVSLPDLNRGAVTDAEGRFFLDAVPIGTHVLRASTVGYEEARHTADVGADATTRAVLRLAAIDIRIGEVVVEGRAVNLVGTAGSASEGLVGQTQLAQRPLLRVGEVLETIPGAIVTQHSGSGKANQFFLRGFNLDHGTDFAASVEGVPLNLPTHAHGQGYLDLNFLIPELVEEVAFAKGPQGASGGNFSTAGRADIRLVRRLDAPLVQAEAGSDETAAALVAGSASVGDGTILGAVRGQVTDGPWVNPENGTLLSGMARYTTGTARDGVSLTALAYHNDWDATDQIASRAVPGLYDRLGTVDPTVGGTTSRATLVGRWTRTSDTGDATRATAYAAFYSLNLFSNFTYFLDDPDRGDQFEQEDRRVYGGADLARDWRIAGLGRSSRVTLGAGVRHDQILGVGLYRTQARERIGTVRDDAVTETNAGVYGEVETRWTEAIRTTLGLRGDAFRFDVASDQAANSGTRTAALASPKAGLVLGPWADTEVYLNAGLGYHSNDARGTVITVDPASGAAVDPVDPLVRTRAAEVGVRTAAVAGLQSTVSLWAIGLDSELVFVGDAGGTEASDASRHVGVEWANYLVATDWLQLALDVALTRSRFLDVPEGEDRIENSLGRVVTGGVYLGRPDGWMASLQVRHLGPRPLTADGAVTAAASTLLGAKVGTRVGRVALSADVLNLLDSDAADVSYFYASRLPGEPAAGVDDLHIHPVPPRSVRLTASVRL
- a CDS encoding DUF721 domain-containing protein, whose protein sequence is MASKNQPQPLGAVLSDLVDRYGYRERFDAARAVEAWPILAGEAIAGVTEQVWMRHGTLYVKVRSAPWRQQLQFQRDAWRVRMNEHLGREVVDEVLFR